From Medicago truncatula cultivar Jemalong A17 chromosome 7, MtrunA17r5.0-ANR, whole genome shotgun sequence, a single genomic window includes:
- the LOC11433196 gene encoding mediator of RNA polymerase II transcription subunit 25-like, translated as MPQQEVESDMQPLENDATAAQQTASSAQSKYTRFWKGSLTELRQGQRVLITKLECSRSSSASKTLTTNWPSDMQIVRLISQERMTIHKQHARKEDLLVFRPVNPGRSLSHLKEKKLGAVIQLPSQTLLLFVSEKPNQLIGMFIPQLQLSQRRLQLQQLPQQQQEMQHQHQQNLVEMQQQLSQLRLQRQQLPHQQQQEIQQQHQQNLPQLQQQLSQLRLQHPQLPQQQQEMQQQHQQNLPQLLHQFSQLQLQQQMVGVGMGQTCVQGPGHSQMVSQGQVSSQRATNIDGRNFMS; from the exons ATGCCTCAGCAAGAAGTAGAATCAGACATGCAACCGCTTGAGAATGATGCAACTGCTGCACAACAGACAGCTTCTTCTGCACAATCAAAGTATACAAGGTTCTGGAAG GGAAGCTTAACAGAACTAAGGCAAGGACAGCGAGTATTAATCACCAAACTCGAA TGTTCCAGGAGTTCTTCTGCCTCTAAGAC ACTTACAACAAACTGGCCTTCTGACATGCAAATAGTTCGGCTTATATCTCAAGAGCGCATGACTATACACAA GCAACATGCAAGAAAGGAAGATCTCCTAGTTTTTCGGCCAGTGAACCCAGGTCGTTCTCTTAGTCACCTGAAGGAAAAGAAGCTG GGTGCAGTTATTCAATTGCCATCACAGACATTGCTGCTATTTGTTTCTGAAAAACCCAACCAGTTGATTGGGATGTTTATTCCTCAG TTACAGCTTTCGCAACGGCGACTGCAGCTTCAACAACTTCCTCAGCAGCAGCAAGAAATGCAACATCAACACCAGCAGAATCTTGTAGAAATGCAGCAGCAGCTTTCACAACTTCGATTGCAGCGTCAACAACTTCCTCATCAGCAGCAGCAagaaatacaacaacaacatcaacagaATCTTCCACAATTGCAACAACAGCTTTCACAACTGCGACTGCAACATCCACAACTTCCTCAGCAGCAGCAagaaatgcaacaacaacatcaacagaATCTTCCACAATTGCTGCATCAGTTTTCACAACTGCAACTGCAGCAGCAGATGGTTGGTGTCGGAATGGGTCAAACCTGTGTTCAAGGTCCTGGACACTCACAAATGGTTTCCCAGGGTCAAGTTTCATCACAACGAGCTACAAACATTGATGGAAGGAATTTCATGAGTTAG
- the LOC11439403 gene encoding F-box/kelch-repeat protein At3g23880 yields MFGLPSLSDDLIAEVFSFLPVKSLVRFKCVNKYWKTRISDNTFVKLHLNRSATRNPLFTLVTSHITNDCTDFDGGYGMDCSVIPYSFNRLIQNSSFTLSVDPYYHLSYQGCSSIVGNCNGLILLAGGDDCQVVNFCLWNPATRVTSQNFGDFCRSPRGHPFPDDLDLYSFTFGCDISTGTYKIVASYYNLDGQHTSRILSIGDNVWRQIQSFPVVPLHFYLGGKAVHDSVYLSGTLNWLAIRNEFDYDIKNLRVEQFVIVSFDLGTETFSQYRLPSDFDEMPPMMPIVSVLGGFLCCSYFYKETDFLIWQMKELGVEDSWTQFLKINLQNLPRNYDYFSDEDSSDDEIKYQFELVPMLLYEDDDTLVLRSSQGSEAILYNWRENRAERTKLTTSSTIINDNGTSNSILWYSAKVYVESLVSIF; encoded by the coding sequence ATGTTTGGATTACCATCCCTTTCAGATGATCTCATCGCCGAGGTTTTTTCCTTCCTTCCCGTCAAATCTCTTGTTCGATTCAAGTGTGTCAATAAGTATTGGAAAACCCGAATTTCCGATAACACCTTCGTCAAATTACACCTCAACAGATCAGCAACTCGGAATCCTCTTTTTACACTAGTCACAAGTCACATCACAAATGATTGCACTGATTTTGACGGTGGATATGGGATGGATTGCAGTGTCATTCCTTACTCGTTTAATCGTTTAATTCAGAATTCATCTTTCACTCTTTCCGTGGATCCTTACTATCATTTGAGCTATCAAGGATGTTCTTCTATAGTTGGTAACTGCAATGGTTTGATTCTTTTGGCTGGCGGTGATGATTGTCAAGTTGTGAATTTTTGTTTATGGAATCCAGCCACAAGGGTAACATCTCAAAATTTTGGAGATTTCTGCCGTAGCCCTAGAGGCCACCCTTTTCCAGACGACCTTGACCTTTACAGTTTCACCTTCGGTTGTGATATTTCTACCGGCACTTATAAGATTGTGGCGTCCTATTACAATCTAGATGGACAACATACAAGCCGAATTCTAAGTATAGGTGATAATGTTTGGAGACAGATTCAAAGTTTCCCCGTTGTTCCTCTTCATTTCTACTTAGGTGGAAAAGCTGTGCATGATTCTGTGTATTTGAGTGGAACTCTTAATTGGTTGGCTATTCGCAATGAATTTGACTATGATATTAAAAATCTTAGAGTTGAGCAGTTTGTTATTGTTTCATTCGATTTGGGGACTGAGACATTTAGTCAGTACCGACTGCCTAGTGATTTTGATGAAATGCCACCTATGATGCCAATTGTTAGTGTGTTGGGGGGCTTCCTTTGTTGTTCTTATTTTTACAAGGAAACCGATTTTCTTATATGGCAGATGAAGGAATTAGGGGTTGAAGACTCTTGGACTCAATTTCTAAAAATCAATCTACAAAATCTTCCAAGAAATTATGACTACTTTAGTGATGAAGACTCTAGTGATGACGAGATCAAATATCAATTTGAATTGGTACCGATGCTTCTTTATGAGGATGACGATACACTGGTACTTAGGAGCAGTCAAGGATCAGAAGCAATTCTCTATAATTGGAGAGAAAATAGAGCAGAGCGAACAAAATTGACTACAAGTAGTACTATTATCAATGATAATGGAACAAGTAATTCTATACTGTGGTACTCGGCCAAGGTTTACGTTGAAAgcttagtttcaattttttga